A single Candidatus Liberibacter asiaticus DNA region contains:
- a CDS encoding outer membrane protein, translating to MMRDIRKIRNYFRNTAKIILSGLFLGFFSSAAMADYGYSPQFQPTIMVSNFAKFKGLYVAADFSKIDHQSPVRLQNLSLNGVSIGLDGQDGTLVYGASLGVEGFHLEPRGGIDGDKVAGTLLFRTGFTFDNNNSSILQNTLIYGFGGARIRNIMSVESADTAKSTIRNIVANGFLDKVIGVGIEKKLASMLSIRGEYRYVACYDQPWDVSKWREKGDFTAGVVLRF from the coding sequence ATGATGAGAGATATAAGAAAAATTAGAAATTATTTTAGGAATACTGCTAAAATTATATTGAGTGGGTTATTTCTAGGGTTTTTTTCTTCTGCTGCAATGGCAGACTATGGGTATTCTCCCCAGTTTCAGCCGACTATAATGGTGTCCAATTTTGCAAAATTTAAAGGGTTATATGTTGCTGCTGATTTTTCCAAAATAGATCATCAGTCGCCTGTTCGTTTGCAAAATCTTTCTTTAAATGGGGTGTCCATTGGTCTTGATGGTCAAGATGGAACCCTTGTTTATGGTGCTTCTTTGGGTGTCGAGGGATTTCATCTTGAACCACGAGGGGGAATTGATGGGGATAAGGTAGCGGGAACACTCTTGTTTCGTACCGGTTTTACGTTTGATAATAATAATTCTTCTATTCTCCAAAATACTCTTATTTATGGGTTTGGTGGAGCTCGTATAAGAAATATTATGTCTGTTGAATCTGCTGACACAGCAAAATCCACAATACGAAACATTGTAGCAAACGGTTTTTTAGATAAAGTTATTGGTGTGGGGATTGAAAAGAAACTTGCTAGCATGCTCTCGATTCGTGGTGAGTATCGTTATGTCGCTTGTTATGACCAGCCTTGGGATGTCAGCAAGTGGAGAGAAAAAGGTGACTTCACAGCTGGTGTGGTTTTACGCTTTTAA